From Streptomyces sp. NBC_01551:
CAGCAGCAGCTTCGTCCGCAGGACGGACACCCCCGAGGCCATCGCCGCCGCCGGCGCGGACCGCACGGCCAGCATCGCGCGCCCCGACGGGGAGTCGCGCAGCACGCTCAAGCCGGCGGCCACCGCCGACACCAGCAGCACCAGCGCCACGCCCAGCGCCCGGTCGTCCGACAGGTCCACCGGCCCGATCACCGGCCGCGGGACCGACCAGCCCGCGTCCCCGTTCCGCAGCCACCGCAGCTGGAACAGCACCTGGTCGGCGAGGAACGCCAGCGCCAGCGTCGCCAGGGCGAGCGAGCGCCCGCCCAGCCGCAGCGCCGGCAGCGCGACCAGCGCCCCGAGTACGGCGGCCACGCACGTCCCGACCGCCAGCGCCGCCACGAACGGCCAGCCCCGGCTCATCAGCAGCCCCGCGACCAGCGCGGCCCCCGTCACGAACGTGGCCTGCGCCAGCGAGACCATCGCACCGAGCCCCGTCACCACCGTGAAGGACATGAACACCAGCGCGATCGCCAGTCCCTGCGCCAGCAGCCCGCTCCAGAACGGGGTGGTGACGGTGTAGAACGCCACGCACAGCGCCCCCGCGAGGGCTGCCCACACCCCCCACCGCCGCGCCCAGGACGCCCCGGCCAGATGGTCGACCGGCGGCGCGTCGGCCGCGGCGGTCCCCGCCGTCCGGGCCCGGCGCGTCAGCACCAGCAGTCCGCCGAACAGGATCAGGAACGGCACCGCGGTGCGGAACCCGGTGATCCCCTCGGCGAACGACGCGTACCCGGCGACGAGGTTCTGCAGCACCCCCAGCCCCAGCCCGCCCGCGAACGCGAGCGGTACCGACGCGAACCGCCCGATGACCGCCGCCGTGGCCGACACGAACAGGAACAGCGTGAAGTCGTGCGCCGACAGCCCCAGCAGCGGGGTCGCCAGCACCCCCGCCAGCCCGGCCAGCCCCGAGGCGATCATCCAGGCCACCGAGGACAGCCGGTCGGCGCTGATCCCGCGCAGCTCGGTCAGCGAGCGGTTGTCGACCGCCGCCCGCAGCCGCAGCCCCAGCCGGGTGTGCCGCATCAGCACCCACAGGGCCACGGCCACCAGCGCCGTCACCACCCAGGTGATCAGCTGGTCGGAGTCGATGCCGACGCCCTCCGTGAGCTGCCAGGACCGCGCCGGACTCGGCCCCACGCCCGGCAGCCCGAACTGGTTCTCCGCCGGCTTCACGGGCGCGCCCGCGTCCGCGAGGAGCTCCACCGCCCACAGTCCGGCCGCCGGGAGCGCGACCAGCAGCCCGATGGTGGCGACGATCTGCGCGGTCTCGCCGACCCGCGCGAGCCGGCGGAACATGAGCCGGTCCAGTGCCCAGCCCAGGCCGGGCGCGACGACCACGACGACCAGCAGGGCCGCCGGGACCGCCGGGACGCCCAGCCCGGAGTGCACTTCGTAGAAGATCAGTGCACACAGGTAGGCCGTCGCCCCGTGCGCGAAGTTGAACAGGCCGGAAGCCGAGTACGAGAGCACGAGCCCGGTGGCGAGCAGTGCGTACAGGGCGCCGGAGACCAGACCGCTCAGGACGAAAACGAGCAGATCCTCCATGCCGCTCCCCCTGCCCGGGCTACTTGAAGGGGATGGGCTCGCGGCACGTGAAGGGGACGGAGACCTCGTACGCCCCGTTCTTCAGCTGGACGAGGGCCCCGCAGCCGAAGCTGTCCTTCTGCCCCTTCGGCTCGGCCCGGTCACCGACGAGGGTGCCGGTGTCGGAGAAGCTCTGCGCGGCGTTCTGGAAGTGCGTGACGGTGAGGTCCTTGCCCGCCTTCTGGGCGATGGACACGAAGAGGTCCGCCGACATGTAGCCGGTCAGCATGTGCATGTTCAGCGGTATTTCCTGGCCGCCCGAGGCCGCCTTGATGTCCGCCTTGAACTGGGCCATCCCCGGGCTCGTCGACTCGAAGGGCTCGAACTGGAGCAGCACGTGCACGCCGTCGAGAGCCTGCTTGGTGGTGTCCTTGGCGAGCAGCGCCGGGTCGTAGTCGGTCGGGTCGGAGAGCAGACCCTTGTACCCGGCGCGCTTGAGCGCGGTGAACAGCCCGATGTTGTTGGGGGTCTGCATGACCGAGACGACGGCGTCCGGGGCCTTGCCGCCGCCCGCGGCGAGGATGTCCTTCACGTACGCCGACCAGTCGCTCGGCACGGCCGTGCCGGGGACGGACGCCTTGGCGTAGGCGACCTCGAACCCGGCGGCGGCGAAGCCCTGCTGGAAGGTCCGGATGCCGAACTTCCCGGCGTCGCTGTCGTTTGCGATGATCGCGACCGACTTGCCCTTCGCCCCGCCGAGGAGCTGCCCGATGCCCTCGGGCCAGGTCTGGTTGACGGTGCCGCCGGGGGAGGGGACAAGGCAGCCGTTGAACCCGTAGATGTGCTTGGGGCCGCAGAAGGAGGGCAGCGTGCCCCAGCCGAAGGTGGGGACCTTCTCCTGCTCCAGGAAGTCGGCGCCGGAGAAGGTGACCGAGCTCATCGGGGCGACCGCGAAGACCTTGTCCTGCTGGACGAGTTTGCGGGCGGCCGCCAGGTTCTTGCCGGGGTCCTGGCCGTCGTCCTCCGCGCCGATGTAGTCGATCTTTCGCCCGTTGATCCCGCCCTCGGCGTTGGCCCGCAGGTAGCGGGCCCTGGCCCCGAGGTCGGTGTCCTTCTTGCTGTAGCCGCCGGCGCTGGTCATGGAGACGATGCCGCCGACCTTGATCGAGTCGGCGCTCACCCCGCGGGTGGTTCCGGCCGCGTCGCCGGGCCTGCCCGGCTGGGAGCTGTTGGAGGCGGAGTTGCAGGCGGAGACGAGGGCGAGCGCGGCCGCGGCGGCGGCCAGGGCGCGGATCGGTCGCGGGGCGCGGATCGGTCGCAACATGGGTGGAATCCCCTCCCGGTCGGAATCCCCGCATTCTGTGCGTGACCTGACGCACCGTCAATATCCCTGACGAGGTGATTTGACGGAGCGTCAGATGTGTCGGGAGCGGTGTCGGGAGCGGTGCCGGGAGAGTGGCGTCAGGACGGGTAGAGGGCGGCGACCTCCTGCGCGTACGCCTTCTCGATCGCCCCGCGCTTCAGCTTCAACGAGGGCGTCAGCAGACCCCGTTCCTCCGTGAACTGCTCGGCCAGCACCCGGAACGTCCGGATCGCCTCGGCCTGCGAGACCAGCGTGTTGGCCGCCACCACCGCCCGGCGCACCTCCGCCGTCAGGTCCGGGTCGTGCACCAGGTCCGCCGCCACCAGCTGCGGGCGGCCCCGCATCGACAGCCAGTGCGCGACCCCCTCCATGTCCAGGGTCACCAGCGCCGCTATGTACGGCCGGTCGTTGCCCACCAGCACGCACTGCGCCACCAGCGGATGCGAGCGCACCCGCTCCTCCAGGGCCGCCGGCGCCACGCTCTTGCCGTTGGAGGTCACCAGGATCTCCTTCTTGCGCCCGGTGATCGTGAGGTAGCCGTCCTTGTCCAGCCTCCCCAGGTCCCCCGTCGCCAGCCAGCCGTCGCGCAGCACCGCGTCCGAGGAGCGCGGGTCGTTGAGGTACCCGGAGAAGATGTGGCCGCCGTGCAGCCAGACCTCCCCGTCCTCGGCGATGTGCACCGTACTGCCCGGGATGGGCCGCCCGACGGTGCCGTACTTCGTCGCCCCCGGCGGGTTCGCGGTCGCCGCCGCGCAGGACTCGGTGAGCCCGTACCCCTCGAACACCGTGATCCCGGCGCCGTCGAAGAACAGCCCCAGCCGGCGCGACATCGCGGACCCGCCCGACATGGCGTGGCGCACCCGGCCGCCCATCGCCTCGCGGACCTTCCCGTACACCAGCTTCTCGAACAGCTGGTGCTCCATCCGCAACGCCGCCGAGGGGCCCGGCCCGGTGCCGAACGCCTTCTGCTCCCGCGCCTCGGCGTACCGTACGGCCGCCTCCACCGCCCGGTCGAAGGGGCCCGTGCGCCCCTCCTTCTCGGCCTTGCGGCGGGCCGCCGCGAACACCTTCTCGAAGACGTACGGCACCCCGAGCACGAACGTCGGCCGGAACGCGGCCAGATCCGGCAGCAGCTCGGCCGCCGCCAGCACCGGCTGGTGCCCCAGCTTCACCCGGGCCCGCACCGCCGCCACCTCGACCATCCGGCCGAAGACGTGCGCGAGGGGGAGGAAGAGCAGGGTGGACGGCTGCTCGCCCGGGCCGGTCTGGAACACCGACTCCCAGCAGCTGACGAGCGTGTCGGCCTCGAACATGAAATTGCCGTGCGAGAGCACGCAACCCTTGGGGCGGCCGGTGGTGCCGGAGGTGTAGATGACGGTGGCCGTCGAGTCCGGGGTCACCGCGCTCCGGTGGCGGTGCACCACGCCCTCCGCGACCCCGCGCCCGGATTCGACCAGGTCCGCGACCGCCCCGGCGTCGAGCTGCCAGAGCCTGCGCAGGTCGGGGAGGCGCTCGATGACCGAGCCGACGGTCATGGCCTGGTCCTCGTCCTCGACCACGCAGCCGACGCAGGACGAGTCGTACAGGATCCAGTGGACCTGCTCGACGGAGGACGTCGGGTAGACGGGGACCGGCTGGGCGCCGATGGCCCACAGGGCGAAGTCGAACAGCGTCCACTCGTACCGGGTACGGGACATCACGCCGACCCGGTCCCCGAAGCGGACCCCCTGCGCCAGCAGGCCCTTCGCCAGCGCCAGCACCTCGGCGGCCAGCTCGCCGGAGGTGACGTCCAGCCAGCGGCCGTCCGTCTTACGGCCGAGGACCACCCGGTCCGGGTCCTGCCGGGCGTGATCGAACACGACGTCGGCCAGGCCTCCGACCGGTGCGTCCGTGATCACGGGTGGGACGGTGACCTCGCGCAACACCCGGCTCCTCTCCGTGTCGGCGCCGTGACGCTACCTCACGCGACACGCCGGCCGGGAGCCCTTCGGAAACCTCCACACGATCCCCCCGGATTTCACCGCGTCCGGTGATTCCGTTCGCAGGTCAGGCGGGCCGGCTGAGGCGGTCGCCGCCCGCGAGGACCGCGGCCGCCAGGGCCTCGGAGGCCGGGGTCGGGCGGCGCCCCTGCAGCAGCGCGAACTCCACCGGCCCCAGCTCGGGCAGCCCGCCGACGCGGACCAGGCCCGGCGGGATCAGCCCGCGGGTGTGCGCCATCACGCCGAGCCCGGCGCGGGCCGCCGCGATCAGGCCGCTGAGGCTGCCGCTTGTACAGGCGATGCGCCAGGCGCGGCCGTCGCGCTCCAGGACCTCCAGCGCGCGGGCCCGGGTGATGCCGGGCGGCGGGAACACGATCAGCGGGACCGGCCGCTCCGGGTCCACCCGCAGCCCCTCCGCCCCGATCCACACCATCCGGTCCCGCCACACGAGCCGGCCGCGCTCGTCGCCCGGGCCGCGCCGCTTGGCCAGCACCAGGTCCAGCCGGCCCGCGTCGAGCCGCTCGTGCAGGATCCCCGACAGCTCGACCGACAGCTCCAGGTCCACCTCGGGGTGCTCGTGCCGGAACCCCTCCAGGACCTCCGGCAGCCGGGTCAGCACGAAGTCCTCCGACGCGCCGAAGCGGAGGCGGCCGCGCAGCCGGGTCCCGGTGAAGAACGCGGCGGCCCGCTCGTGCGCCTCCAGGATGGTCCGCGCGAACCCGAGCAGCGCCTCGCCGTCCTCGGTCAGCTCCACGCTGTGCGTGTCCCGCAGGAAGAGCGCCCTCCCGGTCGCCTCCTCCAGCCGCCGCACGTGCTGGCTGACGGTCGACTGCCGCACCCCGAGCCGCCCGGCGGCCTGCGTGAAGCTGAGCGTCTGGGCGACGGCGAGGAAGGTACGGAGCTGGCCGGGGTCGTACACGGCGCCCAGATTATCGCGATTCCCGATAACAGTGAGAGCGCCGTACGCCTTTCCCGATCACCGGCCCCACGGTGAGGATGACGGAACCCGGCGACGGCACACGTCCACCGGCACCCCCTCGCCCACCCGCCCCCGTCCCCGCCCAGCCACCGTCCCCGCCCAGTTGCTGCTCACCGCGTCCCGGCTCATCGCGCCTCCGCGCCCGCCCGCTGTCAGCGCCCGGCGGGGCCGCCGGCTCGGCCTCGTCGAGCGTCCCGCAGGACCCGTCCCCGCTCCGCGTCTCCACCCCCGCCTGCTGCCATCGCCCTGCGAGGCCGCCGGCCCGACCCCGTCGAACGTCCCGCCGGACCGGCGAGAAGGCACCCGCACATGCGCCGTACAGACCCGACCGACCCCGCCCCGCAGCAACGGCGCGGGTGGGGGATGCCCGCGTGGCTGCGGGTGGACCCGTACGTGCTCGCCCTGCTCGGGACCGTCGGTGTCGCCGCGTTGCTGCCCGCCCGGGGGGCGGTCGGTGCCGGGGCCGACGCGGCCGCGACCGGCGGGGTGGCGCTGCTGTTCTTCCTCTACGGCGCCCGGCTCTCCGCCCGCGAGGCCCTCGACGGCCTGCGCCACTGGCGGCTCCACCTCACGGTGCTCGCCGCCACCTTCCTCCTCTTCCCCCTCCTCGGCCTCGCCGCCCGCGGCCTCGTCCCCACCCTCCTCACGCCCCCGCTCTACAGCGGCCTGCTCTTCCTCTGCCTCGTCCCCTCGACCGTCCAGTCCTCCATCGCCTTCACCTCGATCGCCCGAGGCAACGTCCCCGCCGCGATCTGCGCCGGCTCCTTCTCCTGCCTCGCCGGCCTCCTCCTCACCCCGCTCCTCGCCGCCGCCCTCCTCGGCCCGGCCGCGGGCGCCGGCTTCTCCCTCGACTCCCTCGCCGAGATCGTCCTCCAGCTCCTGCTGCCGTTCCTCCTCGGCCAGGCCCTGCGCCGCCGGCTCGCCGGCTTCCTGGTCCGCCACAAGAAGGTGCTCGGCCACGTCGACCGCGGCTCGATCCTGCTCGTCGTGTACGCCGCGTTCAGCGCGGGCATGGCCGCCGGCATCTGGCACCAGGTCAGCCTCCCGCGCCTCGGCGCCCTGCTGGTGGTGGAGGCCGTAGTCCTCGCCGTCATGCTCCTGGCCACCTGGTACGGCTCCAAGCGCCTCGGATTCGCCCGCGCGGACCGCATAGCCATCCAGTTCGCGGGGTCCAAGAAGAGCCTCGCCGCCGGACTCCCCATGTCGAGCGTGCTGTTCGGGCCGCAGGCGGGCCTGGCGGTGCTGCCGCTGATGCTGTTCCACCAGATGCAGCTGATGGTCTGCGCCGTCCTGGCCCGCCGCCGCGCCCGCGACCCCGGGCCACGGCCAGAGGATGAACTCCCCGTCGGCCATGTGGCGGAGGTCTCGCCCGCGCCCCAACACCCCGCCGCCCGGGCCCGGTAACGTGCGGCGGTGACCTGGATACGCCCGCTCGCTGCCCACGCCGAACGCCCCTGCACCCTCGTGGTCTGCCGGGGCTGCTGCTGTGGCGACCCCCGCAAGAACCCCGGCACCGACCACGCCGGGCAGCTCGCCCGGCTGCGCGAGGCCGCGGCCGCGTCGGGGGGCCGGCTGGCCGTCCGTACCAGCGACTGCCTGGGCCCCTGCGCGCAGGCCAACGTCATCGTGGTCCAGCCCACCTCCGAGGCCCGGCGCCGCGGCGCCCGCGCGGCCTGGTTCGGCTGGGCCCTCGACGACACCGCGACCGACGAGATCATCGCCTGGGCGCGAACCGGCGGCCCCGGCTCCGCCCCGCTCCCGGACACCCTGGACCTGCACCGCATCGACCCGCCGGAGCCGAAGCCGAAGGCGGGCACGCCCCGCCGCGCCCGCCGTGGCCGCTGAGGCGGACACCGGCTACGGGAGCCCCGGCTACGGGAGCCCCGGCTACGGGAGCGCCGGCTACGGGAGCGCCGGCCACGGGCGCACCGGCCACGGGCGCACCGGCTACAGGAGCACCCGCTCGTCACCCGCATAGATGTTCATGTCCGCCCCGCGCAGGAACCCGACCAGCGTCAGCCCCGTCTCCAGCGCGAGGTCCACCGCCAGCGAGGACGGCGCCGAGACCGCCGCCAGCACCGGGATCCCCGCCATCACGGCCTTCTGCGCCAGCTCGAAGGACGCCCGGCCCGACACCAGCAGCACCCCTCCCGCCAGCGGCAGCCGCCCGGCCTGCAGCGCCCGCCCGACGATCTTGTCCACCGCGTTGTGCCGCCCCACGTCCTCCCGTACGTCGAGCAGCTCGCCCTCCGCTGTGAACAGCCCGGCGGCGTGCAGCCCGCCGGTCCGGTCGAACACCTTCTGGGCCGCGCGCAGCCGGTCCGGCAACTGCCCGAGGACCGCCGCGGGGACCCGTACCGGATCGGCGGCGATCCCCGCGAAACGGGTCGCCGTACGCACCGCGTCCAGGCTGGCCTTGCCGCACAGCCCGCAGGAGGAGGTGGTGTAGACGTTCCGCTCCAGCGTGATGTCCGGCACCGGCACTCCGGCGGCGAGCTGCACGTTGACCACGTTGTACGTGTTCGAGCCGTCCTCCGTGGCGCCCTCGCAGTAGGTCACGGCCTGTACGTCCGCGGCCGCGGCGAGTACGCCCTCGCTCACCAGGAAGCCCACGGCGAGCGCGAAATCGTCACCCGGGGTGCGCATCGTGATGGCCAGCGGCTTGCCGTTCAGCCGTATCTCCAGCGGCTCCTCGGCGACCAGGGTGTCCGGGCGGGTCCCGGCCACGCCGCCCCGGATCCGCACGACACGACGGCGTTCGGTGACCCGTCCCATGGCGATCAGCCCACCCGTTCTCTGCTCGTCGCGCACCTCGTCGTGCACCTGACGAGCACATTCTCCCGGATCGCCGCCCATGGATGCCCCCGGCAGCGAGTTGCTCGGAATTCTCCAAATTCCGGGGCCGGAATCCTGTCGGGTCACTCACACCCGTACCCACCGGTAGCAGGCCAAGCTGGTTAATCCTGACCACCCGACAAAGGGGGACCCCGCCCATGACCGGTTCACGCGTGGTGGCGCTAGGGCACTACCAGCCCGCGAAAGTGCTCACCAACGAGGACCTCTCGGCCATGGTCGACACGAACGACGAATGGATCCGGTCCCGGGTCGGCATCAAGACCCGCCACATCGCGGGTCCCGAGGAGCCGGTCGACGAGCTGGCCTTCCAGGCCGCCGGCAAGGCCCTCGCGAACGCCGGTCTGAGCCCCGACGACATCGACCTCGTCCTCGTGGCGACCTCGACCGCGATCGACCGTTCCCCGAACATGGCCGCCCGCGTCGCGGCCAAGCTCGGCATGCGCAGCGCCCCCGCGCTCATGGACATCAACGTCGTCTGCTCGGGCTTCACGCACGCCCTGGCCACCGCCGACCATGCGATCCGGTCCGGCTCCGCGACCCGCGCCCTGGTCATCGGCTCCGACAAGATGACCGAGATCACCGACTGGACCGACCGCACCACCTGTGTGCTGACCGGCGACGGCGCGGGCGCCGCCGTGGTCGAGGCCAGCGAGGAGCCCGGCATCGGCCCGGTCCTGTGGGGCTCCGTGCCCGAGATGGGCCACGCGGTCCGCATCGAGGGCTCGCCGCCGGTCTTCGCGCAGGAGGGCCAGTCCGTCTACCGCTGGACCACCAGCCGCCTCCCGGCGCTGGCCCGCAAGGCCTGCGAGAACGCCGGGGTGACCCCGGAGGAGCTGGCCGGCGTCGTTCTCCACCAGGCGAACCTCCGGATCATCGAACCGCTCGCCAGCAAGATCGGCGCCGTCAACGCGGTCGTCGCCCGCGACGTCGTCGACTCCGGCAACACCTCGGCCGGCAGCATCCCGATGGCCCTGTCGAAGCTGGTCGAACGCGGCGAGATCCCCTCAGGCGCCCCGGTCCTCCTCTTCGGCTTCGGCGGCAACCTCTCGTACGCGGGCCAGGTCATCCGCTGCCCGTAGCGCCGACCACGCCCGGCACTGGCGAGACGCTCCGTCTCGTCACCGCGTGCGACGCATGCGTGCAGGTCAGCGCGGCCGCGTCGGACGCCCCGGCCCGATTACCTGGTCGGAACCACCCCGATCCCCTGCTATTGTTGTCCATGTCGCCGCGGGAAACCGGGGCCGACCACCTGGTCCGGGTGGCGGAATGGCAGACGCGCTAGCTTGAGGTGCTAGTGCCCTTTATCGGGCGTGGGGGTTCAAGTCCCCCCTCGGACACAAAGGTCAATCGACCACATGGAGCCGGTCAAAGTGACACTGTCGCTTTGACCGGCTCTGTCGTATGCGGTGAACATCGTCCGGCCCCCTGCGGTTCGCAGGGGGCCGGACTTGTTCGTGCTGGTGAGCTCGGGCGTAGGCGTTGGCGTGCGTGGCCCGGGTCTGTGCCGTTTCGTCAGGGCGTGGGGGTCAGTGCGGCCCGGGCGGCGTCCAGGATCTCGTCGGAGAGCGGGGTGTCCTTGGTGGCGCGGGCCAGTACGACCGCGCCGAGCATCGTGCACAGCCGGGCGATGCCGTCCTGGTCGTCCGTGGCGAGCCAGTCGGCGAAGTCGGACACGCCGTCGGCGTAGGTGCGGTGCGCCCCGAGGTCCCCGGGGTCGCGGGCCATGTCGACGGCCAGTGCGGCGGCGGGGCAGCCGACGGCGGGGGAATCCCGGTGCCGGGCGGACAGGTAGCTGTCGATCATCGCCTGCTGGGCCGCGGGGCGCTCGCCGTCGTGGTCCTCCAGTGCGGTGGTGCGCCGCTCGGCCAGTTCCCGGAACGCGTGCGTGACGGCCTCGTCGATGAGCGCTTCCTTGGAGGCGAACTGCTTGTAGAAGCCGCCGTGGGTCAGGCCGGCCGCCTTCATCAGGTCGGCGACGCTCACGCTCGTGCCCTGTTCGCGGAAGAGCCGCGATGCCATCTCCACGACCCGCTTGCGGTTCTCCTGCGCCTGCGCCTGCGATACGCGGCCCATGGCACCTCCTCGTTTGGATGACGACTGGCATCTATCTTACTCCGGGTGTAGATTATGGGCGTAATCTAAATGGGCCGGGACGAGCGTGTGCGCCCCGGCCGGCCGCCCGAACCTTGGGAGATGTCATGGAACTGAAGGACGCCGTCGCCGTGGTCACCGGAGCCAACCGGGGCCTGGGTCGTCATTTCGCCGCCCAGCTCGTCGAGCGCGGGGCCAAGGTCTACGCCGCCGCCCGCCGCCCCGAGTCGGTGGACCTGCGGGGCGTCGTACCCCTCCACTTGGACCTGGCCGACCCGGGGTCGGTGCGGGAGGCCGCCCACATCGCCTCGGACGCCACCGTGCTCGTCAACAACGCCGGGATCATGACGGGCACCCCGCTGGTCGCGGGCGACTGGGACGCGGTGCGGCTGGAGATGGAGACGAACTTCTTCGGCCCCCTGGCCGTCACCCGGGCGTTCGCCCCGGTCATCGAGGGCAACCAGGGCGGGGCCGTCCTCAACGTGCTCTCCGTCCTGTCCTGGTTCCACCCGGCCGGAGCCGGTGCCTATGCCGCCGCCAAGGCCGCCGGCTGGGCGATGACCGACGCGATCCGGGAGGAACTGGCCCCGCGGGGCATCGCGGTCACCGCGCTCCACGTCGCCTACATGGACACCGACATGGCCGCCCGGATTCCGGCCGGCCAGAAGACCGACCCCGCCCTCGTCGCGGCCCTCGCCCTCGACGGCCTGGCCGCCGGGGCACCGGAAATCCTCGCCGACGACCTCACCCGCGGTGTCAGGCAGGGGCTCGGAGGCGTCCCGTCCGCCGCCTGACCCACCCGCCCGGCCG
This genomic window contains:
- a CDS encoding beta-ketoacyl-ACP synthase III, which translates into the protein MTGSRVVALGHYQPAKVLTNEDLSAMVDTNDEWIRSRVGIKTRHIAGPEEPVDELAFQAAGKALANAGLSPDDIDLVLVATSTAIDRSPNMAARVAAKLGMRSAPALMDINVVCSGFTHALATADHAIRSGSATRALVIGSDKMTEITDWTDRTTCVLTGDGAGAAVVEASEEPGIGPVLWGSVPEMGHAVRIEGSPPVFAQEGQSVYRWTTSRLPALARKACENAGVTPEELAGVVLHQANLRIIEPLASKIGAVNAVVARDVVDSGNTSAGSIPMALSKLVERGEIPSGAPVLLFGFGGNLSYAGQVIRCP
- the fdhD gene encoding formate dehydrogenase accessory sulfurtransferase FdhD → MGRVTERRRVVRIRGGVAGTRPDTLVAEEPLEIRLNGKPLAITMRTPGDDFALAVGFLVSEGVLAAAADVQAVTYCEGATEDGSNTYNVVNVQLAAGVPVPDITLERNVYTTSSCGLCGKASLDAVRTATRFAGIAADPVRVPAAVLGQLPDRLRAAQKVFDRTGGLHAAGLFTAEGELLDVREDVGRHNAVDKIVGRALQAGRLPLAGGVLLVSGRASFELAQKAVMAGIPVLAAVSAPSSLAVDLALETGLTLVGFLRGADMNIYAGDERVLL
- a CDS encoding ABC transporter substrate-binding protein, which encodes MLRPIRAPRPIRALAAAAAALALVSACNSASNSSQPGRPGDAAGTTRGVSADSIKVGGIVSMTSAGGYSKKDTDLGARARYLRANAEGGINGRKIDYIGAEDDGQDPGKNLAAARKLVQQDKVFAVAPMSSVTFSGADFLEQEKVPTFGWGTLPSFCGPKHIYGFNGCLVPSPGGTVNQTWPEGIGQLLGGAKGKSVAIIANDSDAGKFGIRTFQQGFAAAGFEVAYAKASVPGTAVPSDWSAYVKDILAAGGGKAPDAVVSVMQTPNNIGLFTALKRAGYKGLLSDPTDYDPALLAKDTTKQALDGVHVLLQFEPFESTSPGMAQFKADIKAASGGQEIPLNMHMLTGYMSADLFVSIAQKAGKDLTVTHFQNAAQSFSDTGTLVGDRAEPKGQKDSFGCGALVQLKNGAYEVSVPFTCREPIPFK
- a CDS encoding LysR substrate-binding domain-containing protein, producing the protein MYDPGQLRTFLAVAQTLSFTQAAGRLGVRQSTVSQHVRRLEEATGRALFLRDTHSVELTEDGEALLGFARTILEAHERAAAFFTGTRLRGRLRFGASEDFVLTRLPEVLEGFRHEHPEVDLELSVELSGILHERLDAGRLDLVLAKRRGPGDERGRLVWRDRMVWIGAEGLRVDPERPVPLIVFPPPGITRARALEVLERDGRAWRIACTSGSLSGLIAAARAGLGVMAHTRGLIPPGLVRVGGLPELGPVEFALLQGRRPTPASEALAAAVLAGGDRLSRPA
- a CDS encoding bile acid:sodium symporter family protein, which codes for MPAWLRVDPYVLALLGTVGVAALLPARGAVGAGADAAATGGVALLFFLYGARLSAREALDGLRHWRLHLTVLAATFLLFPLLGLAARGLVPTLLTPPLYSGLLFLCLVPSTVQSSIAFTSIARGNVPAAICAGSFSCLAGLLLTPLLAAALLGPAAGAGFSLDSLAEIVLQLLLPFLLGQALRRRLAGFLVRHKKVLGHVDRGSILLVVYAAFSAGMAAGIWHQVSLPRLGALLVVEAVVLAVMLLATWYGSKRLGFARADRIAIQFAGSKKSLAAGLPMSSVLFGPQAGLAVLPLMLFHQMQLMVCAVLARRRARDPGPRPEDELPVGHVAEVSPAPQHPAARAR
- a CDS encoding long-chain fatty acid--CoA ligase, with the protein product MREVTVPPVITDAPVGGLADVVFDHARQDPDRVVLGRKTDGRWLDVTSGELAAEVLALAKGLLAQGVRFGDRVGVMSRTRYEWTLFDFALWAIGAQPVPVYPTSSVEQVHWILYDSSCVGCVVEDEDQAMTVGSVIERLPDLRRLWQLDAGAVADLVESGRGVAEGVVHRHRSAVTPDSTATVIYTSGTTGRPKGCVLSHGNFMFEADTLVSCWESVFQTGPGEQPSTLLFLPLAHVFGRMVEVAAVRARVKLGHQPVLAAAELLPDLAAFRPTFVLGVPYVFEKVFAAARRKAEKEGRTGPFDRAVEAAVRYAEAREQKAFGTGPGPSAALRMEHQLFEKLVYGKVREAMGGRVRHAMSGGSAMSRRLGLFFDGAGITVFEGYGLTESCAAATANPPGATKYGTVGRPIPGSTVHIAEDGEVWLHGGHIFSGYLNDPRSSDAVLRDGWLATGDLGRLDKDGYLTITGRKKEILVTSNGKSVAPAALEERVRSHPLVAQCVLVGNDRPYIAALVTLDMEGVAHWLSMRGRPQLVAADLVHDPDLTAEVRRAVVAANTLVSQAEAIRTFRVLAEQFTEERGLLTPSLKLKRGAIEKAYAQEVAALYPS
- a CDS encoding (2Fe-2S) ferredoxin domain-containing protein; protein product: MTWIRPLAAHAERPCTLVVCRGCCCGDPRKNPGTDHAGQLARLREAAAASGGRLAVRTSDCLGPCAQANVIVVQPTSEARRRGARAAWFGWALDDTATDEIIAWARTGGPGSAPLPDTLDLHRIDPPEPKPKAGTPRRARRGR
- a CDS encoding ATP-binding cassette domain-containing protein; translated protein: MEDLLVFVLSGLVSGALYALLATGLVLSYSASGLFNFAHGATAYLCALIFYEVHSGLGVPAVPAALLVVVVVAPGLGWALDRLMFRRLARVGETAQIVATIGLLVALPAAGLWAVELLADAGAPVKPAENQFGLPGVGPSPARSWQLTEGVGIDSDQLITWVVTALVAVALWVLMRHTRLGLRLRAAVDNRSLTELRGISADRLSSVAWMIASGLAGLAGVLATPLLGLSAHDFTLFLFVSATAAVIGRFASVPLAFAGGLGLGVLQNLVAGYASFAEGITGFRTAVPFLILFGGLLVLTRRARTAGTAAADAPPVDHLAGASWARRWGVWAALAGALCVAFYTVTTPFWSGLLAQGLAIALVFMSFTVVTGLGAMVSLAQATFVTGAALVAGLLMSRGWPFVAALAVGTCVAAVLGALVALPALRLGGRSLALATLALAFLADQVLFQLRWLRNGDAGWSVPRPVIGPVDLSDDRALGVALVLLVSAVAAGLSVLRDSPSGRAMLAVRSAPAAAMASGVSVLRTKLLLFTLSAGLAGFGGVMYASYNTRITATDFTAMTGLVWLAVVVAAGVRRPQYAVVAGLVFAVAPRVMADYVTASAHLPVILFGLAGLALANDPDGYCAAVPVRLARRRGAVAWAGVAGAEAAGPGVGAGVAGAGAGARAGVARAAADGAGADGAGMVGPAGLPPAPPLPEIGSRLPGRRASNAGGASGPDVALELRGVWAGYDGGLVLHGVDLTVRRGEILAVLGPNGAGKSTACRVAAGLVPVAAGGVFVRGRDVTGDGAVRRSRGGVVLAPEGRGIFPSLSIEENLALYLRDPRARDAVYERFPRLRERRDVPAGALSGGEQQMLALAPLLQRPPEVLIADEPSLGLAPRVVEEVYALLTELRDAGTALLLVEEKAAGILGVADTVAYLSQGGVSWCGPRAEVEEDRLTEAYLGMAT
- a CDS encoding TetR/AcrR family transcriptional regulator; translation: MGRVSQAQAQENRKRVVEMASRLFREQGTSVSVADLMKAAGLTHGGFYKQFASKEALIDEAVTHAFRELAERRTTALEDHDGERPAAQQAMIDSYLSARHRDSPAVGCPAAALAVDMARDPGDLGAHRTYADGVSDFADWLATDDQDGIARLCTMLGAVVLARATKDTPLSDEILDAARAALTPTP